Within the Telopea speciosissima isolate NSW1024214 ecotype Mountain lineage chromosome 4, Tspe_v1, whole genome shotgun sequence genome, the region GCGATCGCCGAGTATGGAGATGTGGTCTATGCAGCTGGATGCCAAAACGTGAAATGTCCAAATAATGATGGGATCGATCAAGCAGTTCAAGTCTCGAAGCAAGCCAATGCAACCTTCATCTTTGTAGGACTGGACCTTTCAATTGAGGCCTAGAGTTTGGATCGAAATGATCTCAACTTCCCTGGCTTTCAGAAGTCACTCATCACCCAAATCAGTGAAGCTTCCACCAAGCCAGTCATTGTCGTCATTTTCTTTGCAGGAGGCATCGATATCTCCTTCTTGCAACAAGACCCCAAGGTTCGAGCCATCGTTTGGGCCGGCTACCCTAGGGCCGAGGGTGGTCGTGCCATCGCAGATGTGATTTTTGGCAAGTACAACCCAGGTACTGAGAATCTACTTAAATCATGAATAAAATACATTGGGACTtaggtagaactcatccttaaaagttaAGGGTCAAGAAGGTGTCATACGCCCTTATACACACAGATAGAATCCCGTCCTATTCAATTCCATCTGTAAGTGTAAATGTTAAAGGCTTATAAGAATCTGATCTAGATTCATCCAGTATATATTCATAAGCCTTCACATCAAACCATTCACATCCTATGTGAGATAATTGCTTTTACGTGGAACCCAAAACTATTTATTGAATCAAAACAACTATACGGATGGTGCTTTGCAGCTGGTCGTCTTCCGATCACATGGTACCCGGCAAGCTATGTAGATCAATTACCGATTACATCAATATCGCTGAGGCCAATCTCTGAGTCTAATTACCCAGGAAGGACATACAAGTTTTATAATGGATCAACCATCTATCCCTTCGGTTACGGATTGAGCTACACCACCTTTAAGTATGCCATTAAGTCTGCAACAAATCCGGTTATGTTGAACCTAGGGCAGTTCCACCTTTAAGTATGTCATCTTCAGCTCGTTGTTATTTTTTTGCCTTACTtagtaaggcggtcattccttgccttgctgtgtcttggcagtagggtcttgccgggcagctcggcagtagagaatccaaattgtATTTTTTTAGTTTCGAAGTCTATATTTTTCTACGACATACATGTAGAAGTGAAGCAGCCCATGCTGCTTAGTGGAAATAAGGTTCTAGGAAGGTGAATCGGCAATTGAATCGGCTTCCACCAATTTcaattctctttatttttttttttttggtaagagaaaTTTATTATATGGGGAGCAAAGTTCTTGAAGAGTCAAGAAATAACAAAAGGTTAAAACAATGAAGGGAGGGGTGATGCAAAATTGAAGGATGACATAGTTTCAAAATATCTCCCCAAGATTTGTTCAATGAATCTGTTGATTCGGAATCATAGGATGAGTAGATGTTATAGATGATGAatcaatcttcttttttttcttctaattctgtCACTTTATCTTTGTTAGTGCTGTCTATAATAATAATAGTGTAATGACTGATGAATCAAAAACTTTTAACTAGAACTTCTTTTGTCAATTGGTGTCAATTGGTATTTTTTCTTATCCCTTATCCTCGGGTcttgaaaaattgaaatttagGTAAGTGTTTTATAAACAAACATATGTAGAAAAAAACGTATCTCATTTAGCTCTTTCATGCCTTCTATAACTAGTTATTTCGGTTATCTATTGACGGCTTCAACTATAACCTCAGCTCTATTTATTAGTCTGAACAAGATATGACTTGTTTGAACTTAATTGAATGAACAAttcataaacataaaaataaatcttTCTGCAAGATTTCACATATTCTATAGCTCCTTCCGGCGTTAATTGCCAAATGTTGGTCATTAAGATTCATAGGTGATTCGGTTTAATATTTAAGGATAAATATTACAAACTAAACTCAAATAAATCAAAACGATTGAAGTTTTTCTCTTTGGAATCGGGTTAGGTCTAATTCCTATTCCTTCGGCTGGATTATTCGTCACTGCATATTTACAATATAGACGTGGTGATCAGTTGGATCTTTGATTAATtaacatctctttttttttttattgtcctCCTATGAATTAAAGAAATGAAGAGGTCAAATCAAATATAGTACAACCCGCTGTTCAGTCCTGTAAAAAGgtaatcaaaaaataaatgatctCTGCTCAACAGAGGCAACAATAAGGGTTCGCTGACACATTGTAGCTGATCTTCGGTAGGCAGACCGTCTACCAACTTTCTCCAAGAAGTTATCGAGTGCCTAGAAATACAACTCTTGAACCATACAGTTGTCTCCCAATCCACCTTAGAAGAATGGGACCTCACAATGTCCCAAGCTGATCTGGTAGAGAAGGTCCTTGTGAGGGATCCAATCCATATACCAACAActgcctagtgcagttggtgagctgtggtccgcttcatgcccatgttcACCAGAAGGCctcgagttcaagtctcctggctggtactTTTCCCCCTCCCTATTCCCCGCCCCTAAAAAAAATGGATCCACTCCATATAATGAATTCTTAACCTAATCGATATGACATCGAATAATGTCCAACTGCCCCCACACCTGGCCAAGATCCGTCAAAGTGGATGACCCCTGATTCCACCTCCCATCTATCAAAATGGTTTGCATGGAAGGCATTCTATTAGATCCTGCATCATAACGGATACAATCTCCATATCTATTCAATAGAACCCTTGGAGGAGGTCACGAATTAAGCCAAAGCAATGTAAAAGATCCATTCCTTATAATGTGGTGAACAAATGGTCTGACTCGATCTAGGTACTTAATGACTTTTATCCAAACCCAAGAGCTATTTTGAATCGGTTGTATCATCCAAATAGAGTCCGTCTTCAAGTATCTATGTTGTACCCACTTTACCCATAAGGAGTCTTTTTTGGAAGCCACCCACCAAACTTGTTTAAGGATCCCAACTATATTCATGTCTTTAATGCATTTAACACCTAGACCCCCTTCTTCTTTGGGTTTACAAATGTCAACCCAAGAAACGTAATGGATTCTTCTCTCCATAGATGGGTTTGACCACAAGAAGTTAGAAAACATAGATTTCAGCTTCTTTATGACATGCccatgcataccaaacaatcCAAACCAATAAATGTATCCTCCTAGTAACATAGATATAATTAGTTGTAGGCGGTCTCTTGGGAAGCTCTTGGGCATCCATACTATAGATTcacataattttcttctctaatttttgggatttttcctAATTCTTTGTAAAGATTTTTAGGGTCTACCTCTTTaatgatggcaatgccgaaggtaaaTGGCAGATTTCTGAGATTTTCTTTTGGTAGTTTTCCAGTCACTCTTGTAACtctaattatttcattttctaatACACACTTTGCTGACCATTAGCAAAAAAGAGTTTGTATTCATTTTACATTCATGGATTGCCTCTCTTTCTTACTGCCAATGGTGGCCAAGAATCAAATAGCATGCCTCCATAGGAAACACATCACACCACACTTCCAAAAAATATCGAGAAGCAATTCAAAAAGAAACCAAACACAATTTAGAAATGATtacatttttttggtaaaggaaaCTATTACTTCAACACCGTTTTCTATCAATGTGATTTTGTATGGCGTCCAGTATTCTTTCATCTCTCATTGCAACTTTTGTGTCTCTTCTTCCGAAAGAAATTTTCTATGTATGTTGGAGTTGATAATTCACCACATTTGAATAGTTGAATTAGCAACTGGGTGAgcggaaagaaaagaaaattaagagcTATGCATAAAAAACAAATCATGGTGACCCTTCAAGTCGGATTTGCAATACTCTTCTTTATGTCAACTAATAATTACTTCTTGGGCAGCCTTAGTCTCAACTGCAACCGCTTTGATCCAATTCCCATCGTCATCCGTGTTGATGGTGGAGGTGTAACTTCTTCAAAACCCACTGCTACATCCTGATCTTAACCACGAGCAAGAGCAAATGATGTTGTGATAATTATGGGAGACGACGTCTTTTGCAACTGCATGTGTTGGCGGAGTCTTCGCCAAGAGATTCTGGCGTTTCTGATCTCATGCTCCACTCTCTGATACACGATCAAAATTGAAAACACCAAAGTCCCTATTGTGGTTGTCGTTTGGATTGGATAATGAGAGGCAGGGTGGGTCGAGGAAGACGGTGTGATGGGGCAACTGGTTAGGGGCGAGGTTTTACCTAGACAGAGGGGTAATATATGGATTTTAAAATACCTGGGAAATAAAGAGTGGCAGAAAGAGAGGTGGGAATTTACTTTTGTGGGCGAATCTGAACAGAAGTTCTTAATTGAGGACTTTGAATAAATATAGGGTGAGTATAAGTGATAGTAATGCCTATCTTGAATGAGAATTAAATGGATAATAGATAAGTTTATTGGAAGTTAACAATTTAAAACTTGGGGTAATTTTTcagatctactagataaaaacctaaattactagataagtaggttttaaagttgttttacatctactatttttcattttgaaaagatttacttaattctCAAAGTTGGTTAGCACTCATGCCAcccaagaataaaataaaagcaaacttccaaaattgcacaaaaaaatcagttttaaaTCACAATGGGAAAATAGGAGAGAAGGATCGTGCAACTTTCTCtacctttattattattattattgtttctctcactcttgtgtttttttttttaattgagttttcttccacccatgCCCATTCACCGTGGGGCTGAAAAAGGGCGGGAATAGGTATCgcgagggtattttggaacatacaaaaaccatAGTAGaggtttgtgaatcctaggatggtgggtgaaccatccttttttaattttgttttattttgttttattttttttaaggggatagttttcatacacggctgtgtaagccgtgaatgtgagagggtgagagtttcaaggcattaaaatAGGAGTGGGGTTTTGgcctttttttaataaatttctattgttttctatttcAACAATTAAGGTGTACTTCCCTTTGGACTTAGCTTTGTTCTCAATTTCTTTTGGAGAGGGTAATAGGAGCTTTGATTTCTACTCTTACAATTAAGGTGCACGTTCATCGGATTTCACGgctttttaaaataattaaatgagGTTGaggcaattttggaagtttacttttattCTTGTGGGGCATTAATACTAACCCACCTAACCCACTTTGGTGGATTAAGtaaatccttttaaaatataaaataatgaatGTAAAACcaatttatcttgtaatttctgttcttatctagtggatctaagaaattccCCCTTtaaactttctcttttcttttattttcattccttAAATTTGGttaacaaaaagagaaagagagaagaacaaaaaaaaaaagataatgcaGACAAGTCATCCGCAAGAATAAGCACACATGGAAGCAAAGTAACTACTCTCACATTACAAGGAAGAGGTTGCATGGGACTGTCGAATAGATAAAAGTTAAGtatttttggtaaagaaaaCTGTCAATAACCAAATATAGAGCTAAGATAAGTGGCAATTGCTGTCTCAGTTACTCGTGTAAGAGAAGAGAACATCCCATTTATCTATAAATTATCCACTCCTTACCCATTCCATTCCATTGCATTCTATtggaagaaagaacagaaaaagaaaattaagcaCTAGTTCACCTAGTAGAGATAAAGGCAAGTCGTAGTCTATGCATCCAAGCAAAAACATGGTGGCACCACTTCAAGTCGGATTTGGGATACTTTTGCTTCTGTCAACTTATAATTACTTTGGCGTAAAAGCCGAATTCATTGTCTGCGACAGTACTACATTTGAGCAGATGAAAATTGAAATGGGCAGCTTACGGTTTTGTGACAAGAGCCTGGCTTACGAGGTGCGAGCCAAGGACTTGATAGATCGAATGACACTGGAAGAGAAAGTGGCACAGCTTGGAGACAAAGCCATGGGAGTGCAGCGCCTAAACCTACCAGGATACGAGTGGTGGTCTGAGGCACTCCATGGTGTCTCCGATGTCGGTCCGGGCACTCGTTTCGATCAAACCGTGCCTTCTGCTACTAGCTTTCCTACTGTTATCCTCACCACCTCTTCTTTCAATGAGACTTTGTGGAAAACCATAGGCGAGGTTGGTCATAATTAattcatctttctttctttcaattccttagttttaattttcttaatttctctTTCGATCAGGTGGTGTCGGATGAAGCAAGAGCTATGTACAATCTAGGATTGGCTGGATTGACGTTTTGGAGCCCAACCATTAACGTTGTTAGAGATCCAAGGTGGGGAAGAATTACAGAAACACCTGGGGAAGATCCCTTTGTGGTTGGGCGTTATGCCGTCAATTACGTAAGAGGTCTCCAAGATGTGAAAGGCTTTGAGAAAACTAGGAATCCAAACTCAAGGCCTCTCAAGGTTGCTGCATGTTGCAAACATTTTGCAGCTTATGATGTTGATAATTGGAAGGGTGTTGATCGCTACCATTTCGATGCcaaggtaattaattaattatatatactTACAAGAAATTACAAGATGTCACTGCAAGTACCTATAAGTTTTCACATCGGGCTACTCACATCTGATATGAGATTATTATTTCCACGCCATAAAACCCCAACAAGTTATTACAGTAGCAATAAACACAAAtagtaattaattaatgatGATCTTGTGAATTAATTATTAGGTGACGGAGAGGGATATGGTGGAGACATTTCTTGAACCATTTAGGATGTGCGTAAAGGACGGAGACGTAGCCAGTGTAATGTGTTCATATAATCGAGTCAATGGCATACCAGTCTGTGCTGATCCTAAGCTCTTGAATGGGACAATCAGGCAGCACTGGAATCTCAATGGGTGAGTTCGGATCTCCTCATTCTCTCCCAACTTCCATCACATTATTCTcaactgctactactactactactactactacgaCTAACTTGACTCttaaatatatacataaatagttACATTGTCGCTGATTGCGATTCCATTGATGTTATGGTTAATGGCCATAAATTCCTCGGCGATACACCAGTTGAGGCTGTTGGGCAAGCACTCAAAGCTGGTAAGTTCTTTGATACATAAACCACTCCACCCTATCTTTTTCTCTCACATAATTAAGTTGACAACgcttaattttaattattattattattattattattattactaggAATGGATCTGGATTGCGGGAAATACTATCCAAATTATGCGACAGCAGCAGTGAGGCAAGGGAAGGTGATGGAGTCTGAAATCGATGCGTCTCTGAAGAACCTTTTCATTGTTCTAATGAGGCTTGGATGGTTCGATGGTAACCCTGGTGGGTACTCAGGACTTGGGAAGAACGACATATGTTCTCTGGCACATCTTGAGCTCTCGGCCGAGGCGGCAAGGCAGGGCATTGTCTTGCTCAAGAATGATAACAACACTTTGCCATTGACCATTGGAATGGGAAAGCCCAAGTTTGCGGTTATTGGAC harbors:
- the LOC122659618 gene encoding beta-D-xylosidase 4-like; amino-acid sequence: MTLEEKVAQLGDKAMGVQRLNLPGYEWWSEALHGVSDVGPGTRFDQTVPSATSFPTVILTTSSFNETLWKTIGEVVSDEARAMYNLGLAGLTFWSPTINVVRDPRWGRITETPGEDPFVVGRYAVNYVRGLQDVKGFEKTRNPNSRPLKVAACCKHFAAYDVDNWKGVDRYHFDAKVTERDMVETFLEPFRMCVKDGDVASVMCSYNRVNGIPVCADPKLLNGTIRQHWNLNGYIVADCDSIDVMVNGHKFLGDTPVEAVGQALKAGMDLDCGKYYPNYATAAVRQGKVMESEIDASLKNLFIVLMRLGWFDGNPGGYSGLGKNDICSLAHLELSAEAARQGIVLLKNDNNTLPLTIGMGKPKFAVIGPHANATKAMIGNYAIKNGVTCHYSIPMDTIAEYGDVVYAAGCQGVKCPNGDGIGEAVQVSKQADATFIFVGLDLSIEAESLDRNDLNFPGSQKELITQISEAATKPVIVVIFSAGGIDISFLQQDPKVQAIVWTGYPGAEGGRAIADVIFGKYNPAGRLPITWYPVNYVDQLPMTSMPLRPVPESNYPGRTYKFYNGSTIYPFGYGLSYTTFRYAIKSTTNPVTLNLAQFQQCKQLQFLDGRKTDCPAVLVDETRCTRVMTIKAVVTNSGKRDGAHVVFVYSVPPSGIVGAPIKRLVGFKRVFVVAGKSQVVSFKLNGCHDFSIVTDDAYELLPSGQHTIIVGDGKEAVSAQITVGFTHN